Part of the Crossiella cryophila genome, GATCCGGCTGGCCGTGGCCGATCCACGGTCACCGCTGCATGGCATACCGGCCGAGGACATAGTCAGCGAACACGGGTATCTGTTCGCGCCGGACCGCCGTCGCCGGGACAGTTACCGCGATGTCCTCGCCCGGCACGGGAAACCGGTGGAGTCGACCGGCGCCAGCGCGAACACGCCGAACTACACCACCGGCGCGGTGTTCGTGGAGGTCAGGGTGGATCCGCGCTACGGCAAGGTGACGGTGAGCCGGGTGGTCGGCGCCTACGACCCCGGCCGGGTGCTCAACCGGCGCACCGCGCACAGCCAGGCCATCGGCGGCGCGATCTGGGGCATCGGGTTCGCGTTGATGGAACACGCGGTGGTGGACCCGGCGCACGCCCGGATCGTCAACGCCACGCTGTCCACCTACCTGATGCCGGTGAACGCGGACGTGCCGGAGATCGAGACGCACTTCGTGGACAAGCCGGACCCCAGCAGCGCGGCGCTGGGTGCCAGGGGCTTCGGCGAGACACCGATGACCGGGGTGCCCGCGGCGATCGGCAACGCGGTCTTCCACGCCACCGGCCGCCGGATCCGGGACCTGCCGATCACCCAGGACAAGTTGTTGTAGGGCAAGTCTTCTGCCGGACCGGGCGGTCAGCCGGTCAGCCAGCCGCTGTCGGTGGCGATGCGGATCGCCTCGACCTTGTTGCGCGCACCGAGTTTGTGCAGCACCCGGGTCATGTGGTTCTGCACGGTGCCGGCCACCAGGCCGAGCCGACGGCTGACCTCCTTGGCGCTGTCCCCGTCGGCCATCAACCGCAGCACCAGGGTCTCCCTTGGCGTCAACGGGTTCTGGCCGCGGCGCAGCGCGGTGCTGAGCAGTCCCGGCGGGAAGACGGACTCTCCCGCGTGCACCCGGCGGATCGCGTCCAGCAGCCGGTCCATGGAGACGCCCTTGGGCAGGAACCCGGCCACGCCAGCGGCCAGGGCCTGGTGCACGACGCCGGGGCGGTCGAGCACGCTGAGCATGAGGATCCGGGTGGCCGGGGCGGTGGTGCGCAGATCGGCGGCCACGGTGAGGCCGTCCCGGCCGGGGAGTTCGACGTCGAGCAGCAACACCTCGGGCGGGGCGTGCTGGACGAGGGCGGCGACGTGGTCACCGCGGGCGAGGGCGGCGGTGACCTGGATGTCGGGGACGGAGTTGAGCACGGCCACCAGG contains:
- a CDS encoding response regulator, yielding MIRVAVIEDMTVLREALVAVLNSVPDIQVTAALARGDHVAALVQHAPPEVLLLDVELPGRDGLTVAADLRTTAPATRILMLSVLDRPGVVHQALAAGVAGFLPKGVSMDRLLDAIRRVHAGESVFPPGLLSTALRRGQNPLTPRETLVLRLMADGDSAKEVSRRLGLVAGTVQNHMTRVLHKLGARNKVEAIRIATDSGWLTG